The Longimicrobium sp. DNA window GCTGCGGATCTGGTTCCTCTCCTCCCTGGCGCGCTACATCCCCGGCAAGGTCTTCCAGTTCCTGGCGGTGGCGCAGCTCAGCAGCGCCGCCGGGCTCTCGGGCGCGGTGATGCTCACCTCGCTGGTGGTGCACACCGGCCTGGCGCTCCTCTCGGCGACGCTGCTCTCGGTGTGGACGCTCGCGGGCCCGCTCTTCCCCGCCCTGCCGGTGGCGCCCGTCGGCGTCGCGGCGACACTCCTGGCGCTCGCCTTCGTCCACCCGCGCTTCCTGAACGCGGCGCTCGGGGTGGTCCCGCGGCTGCTCAAGAAGGACGTGATCCGCTGGAACGGCACCTGGGCGGACGGCGCGCTGCTGCTGGCGCTCTCGGTCGGGAGCTGGATCTTCTACGGCGGCGCCTACTACCTCCTGCTCGCCGCGCTGGCGGACATCCCCGCGCGCGAGATCCCGATGCTCTCCGGCGTGAACGCGCTCTCGTTCGTGGCCGGCTACGTCTCGATCGTCGCCCCAGCGGGCGCGGGCGTGCGCGAGCTCGTGATGACGCAGCTCCTGCTGCCGCTGGTCCCCGAGTCCGTGGGCGCCGTGCTGGCCATCGCCTCGCGCCTGTGGACGATTGCCGCGGAGGTGGTCGGGGGTGTGATCGTGGTCCTCGCCTTCCGCCCGAAGACGCGCCCGGCGCCCGGCGCGACGGTGGAGGCGCCGCCGCGGGCGTGAGGCTCGACGGACGTCCCCCGCACTTCGACCGGCATCGGCGTGGCCGCGGGCGGGGCGCCGCCTCCCCGGCCCTCGCTGCGCGGGAGAGGGAGAACGGCGGCTCAGGGCTGCCTCTCGTGCACTGGGCCAGCCACCAGGAAGGCGGAGTAGATCCCTCGGGCGCCGCCGGGCTCCGGCGCGGACACGGGATCGGGTGCAGCGGCGCCTTCGGGATGACATCCTCTGGCAGACGGTGGGGAGTCGCGTGCCGCCGTCGCGCGAAGCGCCGAAGTCCCTCCCCTGGAGTTCGGGGGAGGGACGGGCGCGCCAGGCGCCAGGGCGGGGCCGCCCGCGGCCGCGCCAGCGCCGGCCGAGTAGCACCGGACCAGGCGTCGCTCGCGTCTCGGTTGACAAAAGCGGCGGCTCCGGCAATACTGGACGCGAGCGGCAGGACGCACTCGGAATCCGGCCCGGCGAGCGGATTCCGATTTCGTTTCGGGCCAGGACGGCAGACCGGCGGCGCAGGAGCCTCTGCGCCGCCGCTTCGTTGCCGTGCGCGCGCCCGTTCCCCTCGGCACCTTTCCCGGCCGGAAGCCCTCCGCGCCGGTCTGCGACGGACGAAACATGCTCGAAGAATTGAAGAACCGG harbors:
- a CDS encoding lysylphosphatidylglycerol synthase domain-containing protein — its product is MKLPRGWRRAAALLLVAATALYLAWTVADNWRQVRAYPWDVDPLRLAASVAAHVAVLAWGVWVWGRVLRHFEHPPVGLGTLLRIWFLSSLARYIPGKVFQFLAVAQLSSAAGLSGAVMLTSLVVHTGLALLSATLLSVWTLAGPLFPALPVAPVGVAATLLALAFVHPRFLNAALGVVPRLLKKDVIRWNGTWADGALLLALSVGSWIFYGGAYYLLLAALADIPAREIPMLSGVNALSFVAGYVSIVAPAGAGVRELVMTQLLLPLVPESVGAVLAIASRLWTIAAEVVGGVIVVLAFRPKTRPAPGATVEAPPRA